From the genome of bacterium, one region includes:
- a CDS encoding site-specific DNA-methyltransferase gives MPRKKASPGSEAKGRVDALRHTATRANNPPAGLEGAGSIAPLPPLRHEYNPHLSPALRTSDDPLKTDRLPELLETACQRALTEEEARLLAEALRRHEPWLEWSGKREAPWFVTDPVALHIHERVSTQAILKVLAREDVQRDLFADPQQSYAQAVQFYQHEVDWANRLILGDSLQVMASLARRENLAGKVQMIYLDPPYGISFKSNFQPSLGQRDVKDRVQDLTREPEMVKAYRDTWTLGIHSYLAYLRDRLILARELLAETGSIFVQISDENLHRVRLVMDEVFRTENYVASIQFQKTTSATNTYIPIVSDTLLWYAKDATKTKYRPVYNEKQPSGEGADHYRNVFLPSGERRQYENGERLPKGADLFTADNLTSASIGRDKGEGAACWFPVSVDGKEFTPNEKNRWKTNEEGMRRLIGAERVMAQENTHRYLRRLSDFSAYAQHSLWTDVGGAPDRVYIVQTNNRVIERCLLMTTDPGDLVLDPTCGSGTTAFVAEQWGRRWITCDTSRVALALARQRLLTAKYAMYKLRPLSAEDLERNPKGAWLPAPSPSQGEGRDGGSPPTSRFTFQCKTVSHITLKSIARNSSLDPIFARHEPILAAHLAELNAALAKVTPELRRTLATKLLEKQKKEGKRAISEADRRRWQLPDSAWREWEVPYDTDPDWPAPLARALAAYRAAWRAKMDEVNRCIEANAPLEELVDKPDPVGGVVRVAGPFTVEGVIAREEGPDSPIGGAPDGELETFAGAAGLGAAVNAEAHLHKMLRLLKASGVDFPGNHNQRFLGLEPLSEAGLLHAEGEWSTDGGTRRVAVSIGPAMGNLSAWQVEEVVRQASRRGHDELVFAAFGFDAAAQDAIEQAQHPHLRLHMALIRPDVAMDDLLKTQPGSQIFTVFSAPRVKAPERQGDGQFVLEVEGMDVYDPVGNTLHPTSRERIAAWFLDGDYDGRTFCISQAFFPDHTKWDRLAKALGDVGAVEQSAFAALRGFRSLPVPRPARHKPGERWRVAVKVIDPRGNEGLRVVEMPDEGARP, from the coding sequence ATGCCCCGCAAGAAAGCCTCTCCAGGGAGCGAAGCGAAGGGGCGCGTCGACGCCCTGCGGCACACGGCCACCCGGGCCAACAATCCGCCGGCCGGGCTGGAAGGGGCGGGCTCCATCGCGCCGCTGCCGCCGCTGCGCCATGAGTACAATCCGCACTTGTCACCCGCACTGCGCACCAGCGATGATCCGCTGAAGACCGACCGCCTGCCCGAGCTGCTGGAGACTGCCTGCCAGCGCGCCCTGACGGAAGAGGAGGCGCGGCTGCTGGCGGAGGCCCTGCGCCGTCACGAGCCCTGGCTGGAGTGGAGCGGCAAGCGCGAGGCGCCCTGGTTCGTGACCGACCCCGTGGCCCTGCACATCCACGAACGGGTCTCCACCCAGGCCATCCTCAAGGTGCTGGCGCGGGAGGACGTGCAGCGCGACCTCTTCGCCGACCCGCAGCAGAGCTACGCCCAGGCCGTGCAGTTCTACCAGCACGAGGTGGACTGGGCCAACCGCCTGATCCTGGGGGACAGCCTGCAGGTGATGGCCAGCTTGGCCAGGCGGGAGAACCTGGCCGGCAAGGTGCAGATGATCTACCTGGACCCGCCCTACGGCATCTCCTTCAAGAGCAACTTCCAGCCCAGCCTGGGCCAGCGCGACGTGAAGGACCGCGTGCAGGACCTGACCCGCGAGCCGGAGATGGTCAAGGCCTACCGCGACACCTGGACCCTGGGCATCCACAGCTACCTGGCCTACCTGCGCGACCGCCTGATCCTGGCGCGGGAGCTGCTGGCGGAGACGGGCAGCATCTTTGTCCAAATCAGCGACGAGAACCTGCACCGGGTGCGGCTGGTGATGGATGAGGTGTTCCGCACTGAGAACTATGTCGCCTCGATCCAATTCCAGAAAACCACATCGGCGACCAACACCTACATACCGATCGTCTCGGACACGTTGCTGTGGTACGCGAAGGATGCGACGAAGACCAAGTACCGCCCTGTATACAACGAGAAGCAGCCAAGTGGTGAAGGTGCGGATCACTACCGCAACGTGTTCCTGCCTTCCGGAGAAAGACGACAGTACGAGAACGGAGAGCGACTGCCCAAGGGCGCAGATCTCTTCACAGCAGACAATCTTACTTCAGCCAGCATTGGTCGTGATAAAGGAGAAGGGGCGGCGTGTTGGTTTCCTGTCTCGGTTGACGGAAAGGAGTTCACGCCGAATGAGAAGAACCGCTGGAAGACCAACGAGGAGGGCATGCGCCGTCTGATCGGAGCGGAGCGTGTCATGGCTCAGGAAAACACGCATCGCTACTTGAGGCGACTCTCAGATTTCTCGGCCTATGCTCAACATTCGCTTTGGACGGATGTGGGTGGCGCGCCAGATCGAGTCTACATCGTGCAGACCAACAATCGAGTCATCGAGCGTTGCCTGCTCATGACCACCGACCCTGGTGATCTGGTGTTGGATCCCACCTGCGGCAGCGGCACCACGGCCTTCGTGGCGGAGCAGTGGGGGCGGCGCTGGATCACCTGCGACACCAGCCGCGTGGCCCTGGCCCTGGCCCGCCAGCGCCTGCTCACCGCCAAGTACGCCATGTACAAGCTACGCCCCCTCAGCGCGGAGGACCTGGAGCGCAACCCCAAGGGTGCCTGGCTTCCGGCTCCTTCCCCCTCCCAGGGGGAAGGCCGGGATGGGGGTTCACCACCGACTTCACGCTTCACCTTCCAGTGCAAGACCGTCTCCCACATCACCCTGAAGAGCATCGCCCGCAACAGCTCCCTGGACCCCATCTTCGCCCGCCACGAGCCCATCCTGGCGGCGCATCTTGCGGAGTTGAACGCCGCCTTGGCGAAGGTGACGCCCGAGCTGCGCCGCACCCTGGCCACCAAGCTGCTGGAGAAGCAGAAGAAGGAGGGCAAGCGCGCCATCAGCGAGGCTGACCGCCGCCGCTGGCAACTACCGGACAGCGCCTGGCGGGAGTGGGAGGTCCCCTATGACACCGACCCGGACTGGCCCGCGCCGCTGGCCCGGGCGCTGGCCGCCTACCGCGCCGCCTGGCGCGCCAAGATGGACGAGGTGAACCGCTGCATCGAGGCCAATGCCCCGCTGGAGGAACTGGTGGACAAGCCGGATCCCGTCGGCGGCGTGGTGCGGGTGGCCGGCCCCTTCACGGTGGAGGGCGTCATCGCCCGCGAGGAAGGACCGGACAGCCCCATCGGCGGCGCGCCGGACGGGGAGCTGGAGACTTTCGCCGGCGCAGCCGGCCTGGGCGCGGCCGTCAACGCGGAGGCCCACCTGCACAAGATGCTGCGCCTGCTCAAGGCCAGCGGCGTGGACTTCCCCGGCAACCACAACCAGCGCTTCCTGGGCCTGGAGCCGCTCAGCGAGGCCGGCCTGCTGCACGCCGAGGGCGAGTGGAGCACGGACGGCGGCACCCGTCGAGTGGCTGTCAGCATCGGCCCCGCGATGGGCAACCTCAGCGCCTGGCAGGTGGAGGAGGTGGTGCGCCAGGCCAGCCGGCGCGGCCACGACGAGCTGGTCTTCGCCGCCTTCGGCTTCGATGCCGCCGCCCAGGACGCCATCGAGCAGGCCCAGCATCCCCACCTGCGTCTGCACATGGCGCTCATCCGACCCGACGTGGCCATGGACGACCTGCTTAAGACCCAACCCGGCAGCCAGATCTTCACCGTCTTCAGCGCGCCGCGGGTGAAGGCGCCCGAACGACAGGGCGACGGTCAGTTCGTGCTTGAGGTGGAAGGCATGGATGTCTACGACCCGGTGGGGAACACGCTCCATCCCACCAGCCGGGAGCGCATCGCCGCCTGGTTCCTGGACGGCGACTACGACGGCCGCACCTTCTGCATCAGCCAGGCCTTTTTTCCCGACCACACCAAGTGGGACCGGCTGGCCAAAGCCCTGGGCGACGTGGGCGCCGTGGAGCAAAGCGCCTTTGCGGCCTTGCGCGGCTTCCGAAGCCTGCCCGTACCGCGCCCGGCGCGCCACAAGCCCGGCGAACGTTGGCGCGTGGCGGTGAAGGTCATCGATCCGCGCGGCAACGAGGGCCTGCGCGTGGTGGAGATGCCGGACGAAGGAGCGCGGCCATGA
- a CDS encoding TonB-dependent receptor, producing MSLFHSVQAGSLRGFRQGLGLAFLTLATALRALAGPDCAVLQGRVLDARDGQPLPLSHVFLLELGRGTATDAQGTFTFRHVPYGGHRVRVTHLGHRDHVQDLRLEGCDSLRLTIRLEPRALALAEIRVSGEAERLEQLHDPALMLRTAELQRELGSTLAETLDEQTGIATRSMGPAPARPVLRGHSGDRLLLLEDGAGTGDLSATSADHAVAMEPLVARQVVWIRGAETLLFSSGAAGGVLDVERGLLPGELPVKPEGTVALVAETASGSLGSSARLDGSWHQMGWMAGGSWRQAGDLRTPAGRLGNSGLGTGSLSTGIAHVGDRRRVGVGATLYESAYGIPGGFVGGHPEGVDIELARRNLHVEADLRPARGLRHVKLAGTFSHYEHAEFESSGLLGVSFDVLSAETGLELGLPAWGSFRQGQLRLAAHWRNFATGGLSHAPDTDERQLSLAWLEHALLPGGWHLQGALRGESRRLAPDRERMSLVVGHIRERSFHGLSAALQVDAPELSWGTWRLQPGGSLLRTWRPPTVEELFSGGPHLAAYSYEIGNPELGAERGWLLEAGAKARWSGLTLHLRGFHQEFQDYVFPSFTGRLSPRRADLFEYRTVGRDARHSGLELDAAWHDPRWRAQLGASLVRARLAKGGPLPAVPPATARLQAVRIWRAWEAGVQLSGALAQDQVYRAEDPEALPEARTAGWLRLDLLTGWRGVLGGRLHQMDVRVDNALDQEYRNHLSRLRGIMPEAGRSARLVWRMWF from the coding sequence ATGAGCTTGTTCCACAGCGTCCAGGCGGGATCCCTCCGGGGGTTCCGCCAGGGCCTGGGCTTGGCCTTCCTGACCCTGGCCACGGCGCTCCGCGCCCTGGCCGGGCCGGACTGCGCCGTCCTCCAGGGCCGGGTGCTGGATGCCCGCGACGGCCAGCCCCTGCCCCTCAGCCATGTCTTCCTGCTGGAACTGGGGCGCGGAACCGCAACCGATGCCCAGGGCACCTTCACGTTCCGCCATGTGCCTTACGGCGGGCATCGCGTGCGCGTGACCCACCTGGGGCACCGCGACCACGTGCAGGACCTGCGGCTGGAAGGCTGCGATTCCCTTCGCCTGACCATCCGGCTGGAGCCGCGCGCCCTCGCCCTGGCGGAGATCCGGGTGTCGGGCGAGGCGGAGCGGCTGGAGCAACTCCACGACCCCGCCCTGATGCTGCGCACGGCGGAGCTTCAACGGGAGTTGGGCTCGACCCTGGCCGAGACCCTGGACGAGCAGACCGGCATCGCCACGCGCAGCATGGGTCCCGCCCCGGCCCGGCCCGTCCTGCGCGGCCACTCCGGGGATCGGCTGCTGTTGCTGGAGGATGGCGCCGGCACCGGGGACTTGTCCGCCACCAGCGCGGATCATGCCGTGGCCATGGAACCGCTGGTGGCCAGGCAAGTGGTGTGGATCCGTGGCGCCGAGACCCTGCTGTTCAGCTCCGGCGCGGCGGGCGGCGTGCTGGATGTGGAGCGCGGCTTGCTTCCCGGCGAACTGCCCGTCAAGCCGGAGGGCACGGTCGCCCTGGTGGCGGAGACAGCCTCCGGTTCCCTGGGATCCTCCGCCCGCCTGGACGGATCCTGGCACCAGATGGGCTGGATGGCGGGGGGGTCCTGGCGCCAGGCAGGAGACCTGCGCACGCCGGCCGGGCGCCTGGGCAACTCGGGGCTGGGGACCGGCAGTCTCAGCACGGGGATCGCCCATGTGGGCGACCGGCGGCGGGTGGGGGTGGGCGCCACTCTCTATGAGAGCGCCTACGGCATTCCCGGCGGCTTCGTGGGCGGGCATCCCGAGGGCGTGGACATCGAGCTGGCCCGGCGCAACCTTCATGTGGAGGCGGACCTGCGACCCGCCCGGGGCCTCCGGCACGTGAAGCTGGCGGGCACCTTCTCCCACTACGAGCACGCGGAGTTCGAGAGCAGCGGCCTGCTGGGCGTCTCCTTCGACGTGCTGTCGGCGGAGACAGGCCTGGAGCTTGGCCTCCCCGCCTGGGGAAGCTTCCGCCAGGGGCAGCTCCGCCTGGCCGCCCATTGGCGCAACTTCGCCACGGGCGGCTTGAGCCATGCCCCGGACACGGACGAGCGACAGCTTTCCCTGGCCTGGCTGGAGCACGCGCTGCTGCCCGGAGGCTGGCACCTGCAGGGCGCTCTGCGCGGGGAAAGCCGCCGCCTGGCTCCGGACCGGGAGCGGATGAGCCTGGTCGTCGGGCACATTCGCGAGCGCAGCTTCCACGGCTTGAGCGCCGCCCTGCAGGTGGACGCTCCGGAGCTGTCCTGGGGGACCTGGCGTCTGCAACCCGGCGGCAGCCTGCTGCGCACCTGGCGGCCGCCCACCGTCGAGGAGCTGTTCAGTGGCGGCCCCCATCTGGCCGCCTATTCCTACGAGATCGGCAACCCGGAGCTGGGCGCGGAGCGGGGCTGGCTGCTGGAGGCCGGCGCGAAGGCGCGGTGGTCCGGCCTCACCCTCCACCTGCGTGGCTTCCACCAGGAGTTCCAGGACTACGTCTTTCCCAGCTTCACCGGCCGCCTGAGCCCGCGGCGCGCCGACCTCTTCGAGTATCGCACGGTGGGCCGCGACGCCCGGCATTCGGGCCTGGAACTGGATGCCGCCTGGCACGACCCGCGGTGGCGCGCCCAGCTGGGTGCCTCCCTGGTGAGGGCCCGGCTGGCCAAAGGCGGACCCCTGCCCGCCGTGCCCCCCGCCACCGCGCGGCTGCAGGCCGTCCGCATCTGGCGGGCCTGGGAGGCGGGCGTCCAGCTGAGCGGCGCCCTGGCGCAGGACCAGGTCTACCGGGCGGAGGATCCGGAGGCGCTGCCGGAGGCCCGCACGGCGGGATGGCTGCGCCTGGACTTGTTGACGGGTTGGCGAGGCGTGCTGGGTGGACGCCTGCATCAAATGGATGTGAGAGTGGACAATGCCCTGGACCAGGAGTACCGCAACCACTTGAGCAGACTACGCGGCATCATGCCCGAGGCGGGGCGCAGCGCCAGGCTGGTGTGGCGCATGTGGTTCTGA
- a CDS encoding sigma-70 family RNA polymerase sigma factor, with the protein MDELHTQDFASLLAAHEDMVWTLCLRMTGSRELAQDAHQECFIRVWRALPSFRGEAKPSTWIWRIAVRCCREILARERRLPADESEALDTLAAPDRGAGADLERRDAVAYLLGLLKPRERTIVHLFYTQELSCEEVAEAMGMRPGAVRVALHRARETMRAGWEASHHESGQRVADLAPAREYRS; encoded by the coding sequence GTGGATGAACTTCATACTCAGGACTTCGCAAGCCTGCTGGCCGCCCACGAGGACATGGTCTGGACCCTCTGCCTGCGCATGACCGGGAGCCGGGAGCTGGCCCAGGACGCCCACCAGGAGTGTTTCATTCGTGTCTGGCGGGCCTTGCCCTCCTTTCGCGGCGAAGCCAAGCCCTCCACCTGGATCTGGCGCATCGCCGTGCGCTGCTGCCGGGAGATCCTGGCGCGGGAGCGTCGCCTGCCGGCGGACGAGAGCGAGGCCCTCGACACGCTGGCCGCCCCCGACCGCGGCGCGGGGGCCGACCTGGAGCGGCGCGACGCCGTGGCCTACTTGCTGGGGCTGCTCAAGCCGCGCGAGCGGACCATCGTCCACCTCTTCTACACGCAGGAACTGTCCTGCGAGGAGGTGGCCGAGGCGATGGGCATGCGGCCAGGCGCCGTGCGGGTGGCCCTGCATCGGGCCCGCGAGACGATGAGGGCCGGCTGGGAGGCATCGCACCACGAGTCCGGACAAAGGGTGGCCGACCTGGCGCCGGCCCGGGAGTATCGATCATGA
- a CDS encoding IS1380 family transposase, which produces MGGQELVLGLSSKPLTAWGGLAVFASFCEAIGFRRVVEHALGGFQRTSPNALPVADHLVGFLAGVLTGASRFLHLERLRTDQPLRAMFGVKRFCAPTTYARFFQSFTRQQGEDVFGTLTRWGLGLLPAREEGYTLDLDSTVLERWGTQEGVARGYNPRRPGRGSHHPLLAGLAECRWLLHGWLRAGNAAAGNHAVGFVTECLALAEGRATIARVRADSGFFADVLLTFLETLLLPYLIKARMTKQVKRAAINIETWQQVAPGIEVAETQVTLLGWKQARRLVVIRQEEAKKATPAHGRRLFELKGYLFQAIVTSLSEDQMDAVTVYRTYNARGEFENRIKELKRGCGLEGFCLESFRATECVLRTLMLLHNLIQHFQDRIGLRPASRPTEEGKRHVLETLRFRFFVCATSLGRSGRKRLLRYSATDTWWTGFQAALARLSQQVPIAEQLPIPLLEPTAAC; this is translated from the coding sequence ATGGGTGGTCAAGAGCTCGTGCTTGGACTGAGTTCGAAGCCTCTAACCGCCTGGGGAGGGCTAGCAGTGTTCGCGTCGTTTTGCGAAGCGATCGGGTTTCGGCGGGTGGTCGAGCACGCCCTGGGCGGGTTCCAGCGGACCAGCCCCAATGCCCTGCCCGTCGCGGATCACCTAGTCGGCTTCCTGGCCGGGGTATTGACGGGGGCCAGCCGCTTTCTTCACCTGGAGCGGCTGCGGACGGACCAGCCCCTGCGGGCGATGTTCGGGGTCAAGCGCTTCTGCGCCCCGACGACCTATGCCCGATTTTTCCAGAGTTTCACTCGCCAGCAGGGCGAGGATGTCTTCGGCACGCTGACCCGGTGGGGTCTGGGCCTGCTGCCCGCACGTGAGGAGGGCTACACGCTGGACCTTGATAGCACGGTGCTGGAGCGCTGGGGCACTCAGGAGGGCGTGGCGCGGGGCTACAACCCACGTCGCCCAGGGCGGGGATCGCACCATCCGCTGTTGGCAGGCCTGGCAGAATGCCGCTGGCTGCTGCATGGATGGCTGCGGGCGGGCAACGCCGCCGCGGGCAATCATGCTGTGGGCTTTGTCACGGAGTGCCTGGCCTTGGCAGAGGGGCGCGCGACCATTGCCCGGGTGCGGGCGGACAGCGGCTTTTTCGCCGACGTGCTCCTGACGTTCCTGGAGACGCTCCTCCTGCCCTATCTGATCAAGGCGCGGATGACCAAGCAAGTGAAACGGGCAGCGATCAACATCGAAACCTGGCAGCAGGTGGCGCCGGGGATCGAGGTGGCCGAAACACAGGTCACGTTGCTGGGATGGAAGCAGGCGCGGCGGTTGGTGGTGATCCGCCAGGAGGAGGCCAAGAAGGCAACGCCGGCGCATGGACGGCGCTTGTTCGAACTGAAGGGCTACCTGTTCCAGGCCATCGTGACGAGTCTGTCCGAGGACCAGATGGATGCGGTGACGGTCTACCGCACCTACAATGCCCGTGGGGAGTTCGAGAATCGCATCAAGGAACTCAAGCGCGGCTGTGGCCTGGAAGGCTTTTGCCTGGAGTCCTTTCGCGCCACGGAGTGCGTGCTGCGCACGCTGATGCTGTTGCACAACCTTATCCAGCACTTCCAGGACCGGATTGGCTTGCGTCCGGCATCGCGGCCCACGGAGGAAGGAAAGCGCCATGTGCTTGAGACACTTCGCTTTCGCTTCTTCGTCTGCGCCACCTCGCTCGGACGCTCGGGACGAAAGAGGTTGCTGCGCTATTCCGCAACCGACACTTGGTGGACAGGCTTTCAAGCCGCTCTGGCACGGCTTTCACAGCAAGTCCCAATTGCAGAGCAGTTGCCCATCCCCCTGCTGGAGCCAACTGCAGCATGCTGA
- a CDS encoding alpha-amylase family glycosyl hydrolase, protein MTRSLCLCLICFPAILSAADPPAPAWSHDAVWYQVFVERFWNGDPGNDPVIRDAQGAWPHGKPPAWSTTPWGWDWYRPDPWVRPEDGDFYTWVHHRRYGGDLQGVLDRLDDLQALGVTALYLNPVNDAPSLHKYDARAWHHVDRCFGPDPGGDEILAVLEDPADPATWKWTAADKLLLKLIRELHGRGMRLILDFSWNHTGTEFWAFQDLRTRGAASPFASWYQVRSWDDPATAADEFDWEGWAGIRELPVVRQTEQPGGRRGGLCRDCTLDEGVAAHVLAVTRRWLDPDGDGDPADGVDGIRLDVAEQVPLGFWLRYRDEVKRINPQALLVGEIWWERWPLDMMDPKPWLEAFDAVMHYHWYMPVRSFFAQTPPWLTATGLAAHLDSLYAGMADDRRRAMMNLCASHDTPRLASCVANRGRYKHQVNPRENSATRLGPPSGEDVAVIRLIRVLQYTWHGAPHIWNGDEFLMWGADDPDNRKPIVWPDYAYEAESVRPFGDGLSQGLVTPTPVVADTAHRDFLARLAALRASDPDLFSAGERRWILLDDPRGLLGYERTLDGRRAVVLFNRGAGEAVVTLDLAPGSWRNALEGAVWSRELEGPAEFRLEALTAQVWLRQPERP, encoded by the coding sequence ATGACGCGCTCCCTGTGCCTTTGCCTGATCTGTTTTCCCGCCATCCTGTCGGCGGCCGATCCGCCCGCTCCCGCCTGGTCCCACGATGCCGTCTGGTACCAGGTCTTTGTCGAACGCTTCTGGAACGGCGATCCGGGCAACGATCCCGTCATCCGTGACGCCCAGGGAGCCTGGCCGCACGGCAAGCCGCCCGCCTGGAGCACCACGCCCTGGGGCTGGGACTGGTACCGGCCCGATCCCTGGGTGAGGCCCGAGGATGGCGATTTCTACACCTGGGTCCATCACCGGCGCTATGGGGGTGACCTCCAGGGCGTGCTGGACCGCCTGGACGACCTGCAGGCCCTGGGGGTGACCGCCCTCTACCTGAATCCCGTCAACGACGCCCCCAGCCTGCACAAGTATGACGCCCGCGCCTGGCATCACGTGGACCGCTGTTTCGGACCCGATCCCGGCGGGGACGAGATCCTCGCTGTCCTGGAGGATCCGGCCGACCCTGCCACCTGGAAGTGGACGGCCGCCGACAAACTCCTGCTCAAGCTCATCCGGGAGCTGCATGGCCGGGGCATGCGCCTCATCCTGGACTTCTCCTGGAACCACACCGGGACGGAGTTCTGGGCCTTCCAGGATCTGCGGACGCGCGGCGCGGCCTCACCCTTCGCCTCGTGGTACCAGGTGCGGAGCTGGGACGACCCCGCCACCGCGGCCGACGAGTTCGACTGGGAGGGCTGGGCGGGCATCCGCGAGCTGCCCGTCGTGCGGCAAACGGAGCAGCCCGGGGGAAGGCGCGGCGGCCTGTGCCGGGACTGCACCCTCGACGAGGGGGTGGCGGCGCACGTGCTGGCCGTCACCCGCCGCTGGCTGGATCCCGACGGGGATGGCGACCCCGCCGATGGCGTGGACGGCATCCGCCTGGACGTGGCCGAGCAGGTGCCCTTGGGCTTCTGGTTGCGCTATCGCGACGAGGTGAAGCGCATCAATCCACAGGCCCTGCTGGTGGGGGAGATCTGGTGGGAGCGCTGGCCCCTCGACATGATGGACCCCAAACCCTGGCTCGAGGCCTTCGACGCCGTCATGCATTACCACTGGTACATGCCCGTGCGCAGCTTCTTCGCCCAGACGCCCCCCTGGCTGACGGCGACGGGACTGGCCGCCCACCTGGACTCGCTCTACGCGGGCATGGCCGACGACCGCCGACGGGCCATGATGAACCTCTGCGCCAGCCACGACACGCCCCGCCTGGCCAGCTGCGTGGCCAACCGCGGCCGCTACAAGCACCAGGTCAATCCGCGCGAGAACAGCGCCACCCGGCTGGGGCCACCCAGCGGGGAGGATGTGGCGGTCATCCGCCTCATCCGCGTGCTGCAATACACGTGGCATGGAGCGCCGCACATCTGGAATGGCGACGAGTTCCTCATGTGGGGGGCCGACGACCCGGACAACCGCAAGCCCATTGTGTGGCCGGACTACGCCTACGAGGCGGAGTCCGTCCGACCCTTCGGGGACGGTCTTTCCCAAGGTCTGGTGACGCCCACGCCCGTGGTGGCGGACACGGCGCATCGTGATTTCCTGGCCCGCCTCGCCGCCCTCCGCGCGTCGGATCCGGACCTGTTCTCCGCGGGGGAGCGGCGCTGGATCCTGCTCGATGACCCGCGGGGCCTGCTGGGCTATGAGCGGACGCTGGACGGGCGACGAGCCGTCGTGTTGTTCAACCGGGGAGCGGGGGAGGCGGTCGTCACGCTTGACCTGGCGCCGGGCAGTTGGCGCAACGCGCTGGAAGGGGCGGTCTGGAGCCGGGAGCTGGAGGGGCCGGCGGAGTTCCGCTTGGAGGCGCTGACGGCGCAGGTGTGGCTGCGGCAGCCGGAGCGCCCCTGA